DNA from Bradyrhizobium japonicum USDA 6:
GGGATCGTGCACCAGCGCACGGCAGATCGAGGCGCGCTGCTGCATGCCGCCCGAGAGCTGCCAGGGCAGCTTCTTCTCGAAACCTTCGAGGCCGACCAGCTTCAGCAGCGCCTTGGCGCGATCGAGATAGTGTTGTCGCGGCAGCCGCTTCATGTCGATCGGCAGCATCACGTTCGCGAGGATGTTGCGCCAGGGCAGCAGCAGCGCGTTCTGGAAGACGATGCCGACATTGCCGTGCGGCTTCGTGACCTTCTCACCCTCCACCAGGACCTCGCCTGATGTCGGCGGCAGCAGGCCCGAGATCAGCTTGAGCAGCGTGGACTTGCCGCAGCCGCTAGGGCCGACCACGACGAAGAACTCGCCGTCGTTGATGTGGAAATCGAGCGGACGCAGCGACGGCACGTCGCCGTCGCGCGTCCGGTAGGTCTTCGACACGCCGGACAGTTTGATGCCCGACGCATCGCCGGCAGCCCGGTCGCTCACCAGTCTCAGATGCGCGGC
Protein-coding regions in this window:
- a CDS encoding ABC transporter ATP-binding protein; amino-acid sequence: MKQAAVVSETVQQAAHLRLVSDRAAGDASGIKLSGVSKTYRTRDGDVPSLRPLDFHINDGEFFVVVGPSGCGKSTLLKLISGLLPPTSGEVLVEGEKVTKPHGNVGIVFQNALLLPWRNILANVMLPIDMKRLPRQHYLDRAKALLKLVGLEGFEKKLPWQLSGGMQQRASICRALVHDPKIMLMDEPFGALDALTRERMNVELMRIQRETRKTVLLITHSIPEAVFLADRVLVMTERPGAIAAIYDVPLPRPRSLDVMADPVFTELVQRIRKHFFSQGALD